One genomic window of Polyangium aurulentum includes the following:
- a CDS encoding matrixin family metalloprotease codes for MISRRAALRAGLLAAGALVLPRRTLAKDKAPAPIPPLPITIAVAEVGGAKVRDEAWIDAQMTEALRLFDPLGVPLRKVAARSLPEANAKLETRADRDALAALLEPKRINVMIVESLRDVDDPKLMRMGVHWRHRKTPAKHYVIVSASARPSVLAHELGHFFGLPHSSVTDNLMSYDRTGAPPFLDEAQSRKVQSFARMYVTEKLLTPV; via the coding sequence ATGATCTCCCGCCGCGCCGCGCTCCGTGCGGGGCTCCTCGCTGCAGGGGCGCTCGTCCTGCCCCGTCGCACGCTCGCCAAAGACAAGGCGCCGGCGCCGATCCCGCCCTTGCCGATCACCATTGCCGTGGCCGAGGTGGGCGGGGCCAAGGTGCGGGACGAGGCGTGGATCGACGCGCAGATGACCGAGGCGCTACGGCTCTTCGACCCGCTCGGCGTGCCCTTGCGCAAGGTCGCCGCGCGGAGCCTGCCCGAGGCGAACGCGAAGCTCGAGACGCGCGCGGACCGCGACGCGCTCGCCGCGCTGCTCGAGCCGAAGCGGATCAACGTGATGATCGTGGAGTCGCTCCGCGACGTCGACGACCCGAAGCTCATGCGCATGGGCGTGCACTGGCGACACAGAAAGACGCCGGCCAAGCATTACGTGATCGTCTCCGCCAGCGCGCGCCCGAGCGTGCTCGCGCACGAGCTCGGGCACTTCTTCGGCCTGCCGCACAGCTCGGTGACCGACAACCTCATGAGCTACGACCGCACCGGCGCGCCGCCGTTCCTCGACGAGGCGCAGTCGCGCAAGGTGCAGTCGTTCGCGCGGATGTACGTGACCGAGAAGCTGCTCACGCCCGTCTGA